The following proteins are encoded in a genomic region of Cydia strobilella chromosome 19, ilCydStro3.1, whole genome shotgun sequence:
- the LOC134749994 gene encoding luciferin 4-monooxygenase-like has product MYPMRRVNDSVLWFMNELTSRVVAESGIPTDIHHLGKILLRSLKDDPDFVLQIDGATGEQETTGSVLERSVRCAIALKKLGLQRGDAIILMAPNHLDLAIPFYAALYLGVMVAPIDRTLGVNELQGTFEAIRPKAIFCQSNRALDVELALKEMDEQAFIVTFDTGSSLCSFKQFLETYGDKSSVDEFKPTDFDPEDTIALLISTSGTTGLPKSAAATQKNLAVSGPYQWNRHTQFPKPTKMVLVVSPLQWVTAIVMFLMSPIVRFTRLQTSQAVTPQHACHLINTYKPTYKIVNPPFLNNLLRSEGGLHCDISCFETIIVGGSAVTADFIQDIKKIVPNTEVLNGLGMSETTSMVFISEGLNPGSATVGKPSGCLQYRLIDTETQQDIYEPNKNGELWVKGPGVVKGYYRNPEATAEAFTEDRWFKTGDMYYRDENYNFFFVERTKLLLKYMNHQISPMELEALIRQHPGVQEVAVIGIPDPKCGELPVACVVRRPDGRVTADEIKQLVKENLADTKQLRGGVIFLDTIPQTPTAKVHQKKLKEIAMQC; this is encoded by the exons ATGTATCCGATGAGGAGAGTGAACGACTCAGTGCTCTGGTTCATGAATGAGCTGACATCCAGGGTAGTCGCGGAGTCAGGGATTCCCACCGACATCCACCATCTTGGGAAAATCCTGCTGCGGAGTCTCAAGGATGATCCGGATTTCGTGTTGCAA ATTGATGGTGCGACGGGCGAACAGGAGACCACTGGATCAGTGCTAGAAAGGTCGGTGCGCTGCGCCATCGCTCTCAAGAAGCTGGGCCTTCAGCGTGGTGACGCCATTATTCTCATGGCTCCAAACCACCTCGACTTGGCCATACCGTTCTATGCGGCCCTTTATCTAGGGGTCATGGTGGCTCCTATTGACAGGACATTGGGTGTTA ATGAACTCCAAGGCACCTTTGAAGCAATCAGACCGAAGGCGATCTTTTGTCAGAGCAATCGAGCCCTAGACGTGGAACTGGCCCTCAAAGAAATGGACGAGCAAGCCTTCATAGTCACCTTTGACACTGGCAGTTCTCTGTGTAGCTTCAAACAGTTTTTAGAGACTTATGGGGATAAAAGTTCTGTCGATGAGTTCAA GCCAACAGACTTCGACCCTGAGGACACCATAGCTCTACTAATCTCCACCAGCGGGACCACTGGACTACCCAAAAGCGCTGCTGCAACTCAAAAGAATTTAGCCGTCTCCGGCCCATACCAATG gaaTCGACACACCCAATTCCCAAAGCCCACGAAGATGGTGCTCGTCGTATCGCCACTGCAGTGGGTGACGGCGATAGTGATGTTTCTGATGTCTCCGATAGTGCGGTTCACGAGGCTGCAGACGTCGCAGGCTGTAACGCCGCAGCACGCGTGTCACCTCATCAATACTTATAAA CCAACCTATAAAATAGTAAACCCACCGTTTTTGAACAACCTCTTAAGATCTGAAGGAGGCCTACATTGCGACATTAGCTGTTTCGAGACGATCATTGTAGGAGGAAGCGCTGTCACAGCCGATTTCATACAAGATATTAAG AAAATAGTACCCAACACAGAGGTACTGAACGGACTTGGGATGAGCGAGACGACATCAATGGTGTTCATAAGTGAGGGTCTTAACCCCGGCTCTGCCACCGTTGGGAAGCCATCGGGGTGTTTGCAGTATAGG TTGATAGACACTGAGACCCAACAGGACATTTACGAACCAAATAAAAACGGGGAGTTATGGGTCAAAGGTCCTGGTGTTGTAAAGGGCTACTACAGAAACCCTGAGGCGACAGCAGAGGCGTTCACCGAAGACCGTTGGTTCAAGACGGGTGACATGTACTACAGGgatgaaaactataactttttcTTCGTGGAACGTACTAAACTGCTGCTTAAGTATATGAATCATCAG ATTTCTCCGATGGAGTTAGAGGCCTTAATCCGCCAACATCCTGGAGTGCAAGAAGTGGCTGTGATCGGTATACCGGACCCGAAGTGTGGAGAGTTACCGGTCGCTTGCGTGGTGCGGCGGCCTGATGGACGCGTTACTGCTGACGAGATCAAACAACTGGTCAAAG aaAATCTAGCAGACACAAAACAGTTAAGAGGAGGTGTAATATTTTTGGACACAATCCCACAAACACCAACAGCGAAGGTCCATCAGAAAAAGCTCAAAGAAATAGCAATGCAATGTTAG